Proteins from a genomic interval of Fervidobacterium gondwanense DSM 13020:
- the gcvPA gene encoding aminomethyl-transferring glycine dehydrogenase subunit GcvPA, translated as MHRYIPHTEEEIKQMLEEIGVKSIDDLFVDVPKTIDGYNIPEGKDEFTVRKLVGALAKENISFEPENVFMGAGIYYHYIPTVVKHLASNPNFVTAYTPYQAEVSQGTLQMLFEYQTMMCELTGMEVANSSMYDGASAFAESLLMATRITGKTKMLVAKTINPEYRTVAKTYTKPLDIAIEEIGYDDTGKIDINALKEKLSDEVAAVAVAYPNFFGIVEDLKSIRETIPQNVVFIVVAEPVSLALLEAPGKFGADIVVGEGQSLGVTPNLGGPGIGFFTTLEKHVRKMPGRLIGETKDIEGKKGYVMILQTREQHIRREKATSNICSNQAYIALINAIYLSTMGPQGLKEVAYRSYNNAHVLAKKLEEKGIKRIFTGEFFNEFVVRVPESYRARWHEMVKDGILGPIPIDRVYKELGPSALVCSTEVNTKESIERLVEVMSK; from the coding sequence GTGCACAGATACATACCTCATACGGAAGAAGAAATTAAGCAGATGTTGGAAGAAATAGGTGTGAAGAGCATCGATGACTTGTTTGTTGATGTGCCAAAGACGATAGATGGTTACAACATACCAGAAGGCAAAGATGAATTCACAGTCAGAAAATTGGTAGGAGCTCTCGCTAAAGAAAACATCAGTTTTGAGCCCGAGAATGTTTTCATGGGCGCAGGTATATACTACCACTATATCCCAACGGTTGTAAAACACCTCGCATCAAATCCGAATTTTGTGACAGCTTATACGCCATACCAAGCTGAGGTATCACAAGGAACATTGCAGATGCTTTTTGAATACCAAACGATGATGTGTGAACTCACCGGAATGGAAGTTGCCAACTCTTCCATGTACGACGGGGCGAGCGCATTCGCAGAGAGCCTCTTGATGGCAACGAGAATAACGGGCAAAACGAAAATGTTAGTTGCAAAAACCATTAATCCTGAATACAGAACGGTCGCGAAAACTTACACGAAGCCACTTGATATTGCTATCGAAGAAATCGGATACGATGATACTGGAAAGATAGATATTAATGCGTTAAAAGAAAAATTGTCCGACGAAGTTGCGGCAGTTGCGGTGGCATATCCTAACTTCTTCGGAATTGTTGAAGACTTAAAATCTATAAGGGAAACAATTCCTCAGAACGTTGTATTCATAGTCGTTGCCGAACCTGTATCACTGGCGTTGCTTGAAGCACCTGGTAAATTTGGTGCGGACATAGTTGTGGGTGAAGGTCAATCGCTCGGTGTCACTCCAAATCTTGGCGGACCTGGCATAGGTTTCTTCACAACGCTTGAAAAACATGTCAGAAAGATGCCGGGAAGATTAATCGGTGAAACAAAGGATATAGAAGGAAAAAAGGGTTACGTCATGATTCTCCAAACAAGAGAACAGCACATAAGAAGGGAAAAAGCAACATCAAACATCTGCTCTAACCAAGCCTACATTGCACTGATCAACGCAATTTACCTTTCGACAATGGGACCACAAGGATTAAAAGAAGTTGCCTATCGTTCTTACAACAACGCGCATGTTTTGGCAAAGAAACTTGAAGAGAAAGGCATTAAGAGAATATTCACAGGTGAATTCTTTAACGAATTCGTTGTGAGAGTACCTGAGAGCTACAGGGCAAGATGGCATGAGATGGTAAAGGATGGAATATTGGGACCAATACCAATAGACAGAGTATACAAAGAACTTGGACCGAGCGCACTCGTCTGCTCAACAGAAGTCAACACAAAAGAATCGATTGAAAGACTTGTTGAGGTGATGTCAAAATGA
- a CDS encoding TIGR03960 family B12-binding radical SAM protein → MKQSIIKFLSENLISVSKPARYIGGEYNSVVKEANEKILRVALAFPDVYEVGMSHYGLEILYWLANELDFAYAERVFLPWPDMIQKMEEKGIPLFTLETKTPIYEMDVLGISLEYELSYTNVLKLLELSKIPIRCYDRREEDPIVLGGGPVAYNCEPIAEAFDAIYLGDGEVNFQNVLRVIKETKRIKREDRLKELVKIDGIYIPMFYRQEGSRILPKYDFAPSKVRRNILKDLDSAKLPERKIVPHLESVHDRVVVEISRGCTRGCRFCHAGYVYRPVRERSAENIEKGIKKLIENTGYDEVSLLSLSALDHSQINEIVDRLMPYVKERTLSISIPSTRVDAFNIKLAEKISTVRKTGLTFAPEAGSQKMRDAINKQINLEDILATAQEAKRAGWRRIKLYFMVGFPNETEEDIQEIGEIVKKIKNLGFSDITASINLLIPKPHTAFQFARLQSPEYMDMVKKILSPYRKFGKLDINDGKKSFIEGILSRGDRKLFPVIEKVYKEGYYDEWGEYFSFEKWTKYFQEINIESYRGPYELVDFPWDHLDTGVSKEFLWDEYKNYFGATTTKDCRNGCTLCRVCFDYKVSNAIKGRK, encoded by the coding sequence GTGAAGCAATCTATAATCAAATTCTTATCAGAAAACTTAATTAGCGTCTCAAAGCCTGCGAGATACATAGGAGGCGAGTACAATAGTGTCGTTAAGGAAGCCAACGAAAAGATACTAAGGGTTGCTCTTGCTTTCCCAGATGTTTACGAGGTTGGAATGTCGCATTACGGACTTGAGATTCTGTATTGGCTCGCTAATGAACTGGATTTTGCCTATGCAGAACGCGTCTTTCTTCCTTGGCCCGATATGATTCAAAAAATGGAAGAAAAGGGAATACCTTTATTTACCCTTGAAACGAAAACTCCAATATATGAAATGGACGTGCTCGGCATATCTCTCGAATACGAACTCTCTTACACGAATGTTCTCAAGTTATTGGAATTGTCGAAAATACCAATAAGATGTTACGACAGGAGAGAAGAGGATCCCATCGTACTTGGAGGAGGTCCCGTTGCTTACAACTGTGAGCCTATTGCAGAGGCTTTTGATGCCATTTACCTTGGCGATGGAGAGGTTAACTTTCAAAATGTTCTGAGAGTGATTAAAGAAACAAAAAGAATAAAACGAGAAGATAGATTAAAAGAACTTGTCAAAATCGATGGCATCTACATACCTATGTTCTATCGTCAGGAGGGCAGTAGAATACTACCGAAGTACGATTTCGCCCCTTCGAAAGTTCGAAGGAATATTCTCAAAGATCTCGATAGTGCTAAATTACCGGAAAGAAAAATCGTTCCACATTTGGAAAGCGTGCACGACAGAGTAGTTGTTGAGATAAGTCGCGGATGCACAAGAGGCTGTAGATTCTGCCATGCTGGTTACGTCTACAGACCTGTTCGTGAGAGAAGTGCGGAAAATATAGAAAAAGGCATTAAGAAGCTCATTGAGAACACTGGTTACGACGAAGTCTCACTCCTCTCGCTCTCCGCATTGGATCACTCACAGATAAATGAAATAGTAGACAGATTGATGCCCTATGTCAAAGAACGTACACTCTCGATCTCTATTCCATCAACCCGAGTAGACGCATTCAATATAAAGCTTGCTGAAAAGATATCGACAGTTCGAAAAACTGGCTTGACCTTCGCGCCTGAGGCCGGTAGCCAGAAGATGCGCGATGCTATAAACAAACAAATAAACTTAGAAGACATACTTGCAACTGCTCAGGAGGCTAAGAGAGCTGGTTGGAGGAGGATAAAACTTTACTTTATGGTTGGTTTTCCCAACGAAACCGAAGAAGACATACAGGAAATAGGAGAGATAGTCAAAAAGATTAAAAACTTAGGCTTTTCAGATATCACCGCATCAATCAATTTGCTGATACCAAAACCGCACACAGCTTTCCAATTCGCAAGACTTCAAAGTCCTGAGTACATGGATATGGTGAAAAAAATCTTATCACCATACAGAAAATTTGGAAAATTAGACATAAACGACGGAAAAAAGAGTTTTATCGAAGGAATTCTCTCAAGAGGTGATAGAAAACTCTTCCCTGTCATTGAAAAAGTCTACAAAGAGGGTTATTATGATGAATGGGGGGAGTATTTCTCATTCGAAAAGTGGACTAAATATTTCCAAGAGATAAATATAGAAAGCTACCGTGGTCCATATGAACTCGTGGACTTTCCATGGGATCACCTTGATACAGGCGTAAGCAAAGAGTTTTTGTGGGATGAGTACAAGAATTATTTCGGTGCAACAACGACGAAAGATTGCAGAAACGGTTGTACACTTTGCAGGGTTTGTTTCGACTACAAAGTTTCAAATGCAATTAAAGGGAGGAAGTAA
- the gcvT gene encoding glycine cleavage system aminomethyltransferase GcvT → MKYTPLYDEHVKLGAKMVEFAGYYMPLQYEGIVNEVNLVRREVGMFDVSHMGEFICEGPDAVKFASYVVTNDFGSINFGDVIYTAMCNENGGFVDDLLVYKIAPEKVMFVVNAANISKDFNHISKLAEKFNVKLSDISDETGLIAVQGPLTQEKLQPYTNLNLEEIGYYSFKEGEIFGVKGIISRTGYTGEDGFELYIPANQTAFVWRKLLEIGIKPAGLGARDVLRLEAGLLLYGNDMDDTITPLEASIPWAVKFEKGEFHGKEALLKQKEEGLKRRLRGLTLDTKLVPRHNMEVYKHGNKIGYVTSGTFSPTLNKPIAFALIDAGIKLGDTVQVLIRDKYVDATVVKTPFYRGSVKSKK, encoded by the coding sequence GTGAAATACACACCACTTTACGACGAACACGTCAAACTCGGTGCTAAAATGGTCGAATTTGCTGGTTACTACATGCCACTGCAGTACGAAGGCATAGTAAATGAAGTAAATCTTGTAAGAAGAGAAGTTGGGATGTTCGATGTATCCCACATGGGAGAATTCATATGCGAAGGTCCTGATGCAGTAAAATTTGCAAGTTACGTTGTGACGAATGATTTTGGCTCTATCAATTTTGGTGACGTTATTTACACCGCTATGTGTAACGAAAACGGCGGTTTTGTAGATGATTTATTGGTTTACAAAATAGCACCTGAGAAGGTGATGTTCGTTGTTAATGCCGCCAATATATCAAAAGACTTCAACCATATCTCAAAGCTTGCTGAAAAGTTCAACGTCAAACTGAGCGACATTTCTGACGAAACTGGTCTGATAGCTGTCCAAGGACCGTTGACACAAGAGAAACTTCAGCCATATACCAATCTAAATCTTGAGGAAATCGGATACTATTCGTTCAAAGAAGGAGAAATTTTCGGAGTTAAAGGCATCATTTCAAGAACTGGTTACACCGGTGAAGATGGGTTTGAATTGTACATCCCTGCGAATCAGACAGCTTTTGTCTGGAGAAAACTGCTCGAAATAGGAATCAAACCTGCAGGGTTGGGTGCAAGAGATGTGCTCCGTTTAGAAGCTGGGTTACTCCTGTACGGGAACGACATGGACGATACAATCACACCTCTTGAGGCATCGATACCGTGGGCTGTGAAATTTGAAAAAGGAGAATTCCATGGTAAAGAGGCGCTCTTAAAACAAAAAGAAGAAGGACTGAAAAGAAGGCTCAGGGGACTTACTCTCGATACAAAACTCGTCCCAAGACACAATATGGAAGTTTACAAGCACGGCAACAAAATTGGGTACGTAACAAGTGGCACGTTCTCTCCAACTCTAAACAAACCAATTGCCTTTGCTCTGATTGATGCGGGTATAAAACTTGGTGACACCGTTCAGGTATTGATAAGGGACAAGTACGTTGACGCAACTGTTGTAAAAACACCGTTCTACCGTGGTAGCGTGAAATCAAAAAAATAA
- the aspC gene encoding aspartate aminotransferase: MHPTEQILPSKTLEIDALAKKLISEGKDVINFTVGEPDFETPKNIVEKAIEALQKGLTKYTDSNGIPQLREAISNYLREKKNVHYTPDEIVVSNGGKQALFNAFSAILNEGDEVLMFAPLWVSYVPQVLLSRGKPVVVRTKFENEFVPTKDEILSHLTEKTKIILVNSPNNPTGGVYDKEILMTIAEIANERKIFVISDEVYDDLVYDGNHISLYGLVNDDLLIYVNAFSKSHAMTGWRVGYTATKNKEIKKRISKIQSHVSSNINTPAQYAAIEACRTNNTYMIDEFKKRRAFILSKAREYGLEYVEPKGAFYLFFKVSGDDEQFCKKLLEEKLVATVPGSAFEMPGFVRISFATSIDKIEEGMKRIKEFLENI; this comes from the coding sequence ATGCATCCAACAGAGCAGATACTACCTTCTAAGACACTCGAAATAGATGCACTTGCCAAAAAACTCATTTCTGAGGGGAAAGATGTAATAAACTTCACTGTGGGCGAGCCGGATTTCGAAACGCCAAAGAATATAGTTGAAAAAGCCATTGAAGCTCTTCAAAAAGGTCTTACAAAATATACAGACAGCAATGGAATTCCACAATTACGAGAAGCCATATCGAATTATCTTAGAGAAAAGAAGAATGTCCACTACACCCCAGACGAAATAGTCGTTAGCAACGGCGGGAAACAAGCGCTTTTCAACGCATTCTCCGCCATACTCAACGAAGGCGACGAAGTGCTCATGTTCGCACCACTCTGGGTAAGCTACGTTCCACAAGTTCTGCTTTCAAGAGGCAAACCAGTGGTGGTACGCACCAAATTCGAAAACGAATTTGTGCCGACAAAAGATGAAATATTGTCTCACCTGACGGAGAAAACGAAGATTATTCTTGTCAATTCGCCAAATAATCCGACAGGCGGAGTCTATGACAAAGAAATACTTATGACAATTGCAGAAATAGCAAACGAAAGAAAAATATTCGTGATAAGCGACGAAGTTTACGACGATTTAGTCTACGACGGTAACCACATTTCTCTGTATGGGCTTGTGAACGATGACTTACTCATATATGTCAACGCGTTCAGCAAATCACATGCCATGACAGGCTGGCGAGTTGGGTACACAGCCACTAAGAACAAAGAAATAAAGAAAAGAATATCAAAAATACAGAGCCACGTTAGCTCAAACATAAATACACCAGCTCAGTATGCGGCTATTGAGGCTTGCAGGACAAATAACACATACATGATTGATGAATTCAAAAAGCGCAGAGCGTTTATTCTTAGCAAGGCAAGAGAATACGGCCTTGAATACGTAGAACCGAAAGGTGCGTTTTATTTGTTCTTCAAAGTATCTGGAGACGATGAGCAATTTTGCAAGAAACTCTTAGAAGAAAAACTTGTTGCGACAGTTCCAGGAAGCGCTTTCGAAATGCCAGGCTTTGTAAGGATAAGTTTTGCCACTTCAATAGATAAAATCGAGGAAGGAATGAAGCGAATAAAGGAATTTTTGGAAAATATCTGA
- a CDS encoding nicotinate phosphoribosyltransferase gives MSRLHPKVFKVPIDRIRMGYYSDKYFTRYVEVLKKDDRHPRVYYQFFPRDNAVVCGVDEALAILRYCTGYYENEQEAKRLYNEILNLDRAMQSLSVEGDVEKIVELTRKKWDLRLKLNELWVDKWDEIEVRAVYDGEYVPDGEPLMTIEGDPIYFGYLETVLLGVIARATSTATAVKRVVEAANGKPILFFSARFDHYWVQATDGYAALKAGAFGVSTDANADYWGVESMGTIPHALIAAYDGSTEDAAIAFDKYMPENVNRIVLVDWDNDVIGTTFRVVKKQYEYVMGKPFILGETDPSPIIGPGKNKIWGVRFDTSGSLRDKSVTPIGPQSFGVCPELVWKARQEFDKVGLKALKIVVSGGFDEEKIKLFENLGVPADVYGVGSKLLKKKIDITADIVEVNGKPCAKVGRYKKDASHLKIVTKRYWEE, from the coding sequence ATGAGCAGGTTGCACCCAAAAGTTTTTAAAGTGCCTATTGATCGCATAAGGATGGGGTATTATTCAGATAAATACTTCACGCGCTACGTTGAGGTTTTGAAAAAAGACGACAGACATCCGAGGGTATACTATCAGTTCTTCCCGAGGGATAACGCCGTTGTCTGTGGCGTTGATGAGGCATTGGCAATTTTAAGGTACTGCACAGGGTATTACGAAAACGAACAAGAAGCGAAAAGGCTTTACAACGAAATCTTGAATTTGGACAGAGCGATGCAGAGTCTATCTGTCGAGGGTGATGTAGAGAAAATTGTTGAACTCACAAGAAAAAAATGGGACCTAAGGCTTAAGTTGAACGAACTGTGGGTAGATAAATGGGATGAGATTGAAGTTAGAGCAGTCTACGATGGCGAATACGTTCCTGATGGTGAGCCTTTGATGACTATCGAAGGCGACCCAATCTATTTTGGGTATCTTGAGACAGTGTTGCTCGGTGTCATAGCAAGGGCAACGAGTACGGCAACTGCCGTAAAGAGAGTAGTCGAAGCAGCTAACGGTAAACCAATCCTGTTCTTCAGTGCAAGATTTGACCATTATTGGGTGCAAGCAACCGACGGATATGCAGCACTTAAAGCCGGAGCGTTTGGAGTATCGACAGATGCAAATGCGGACTATTGGGGTGTTGAGTCTATGGGTACAATTCCTCATGCACTAATTGCAGCGTATGATGGCAGTACGGAAGACGCTGCGATCGCATTTGATAAATACATGCCAGAAAACGTCAACAGGATAGTCTTGGTAGATTGGGATAACGATGTAATAGGTACGACATTTAGAGTTGTGAAGAAACAGTACGAATATGTAATGGGAAAACCGTTCATCCTTGGTGAAACGGATCCATCTCCGATTATAGGACCCGGAAAGAATAAAATATGGGGTGTCAGATTCGACACGTCTGGAAGTTTGAGAGATAAGTCGGTTACACCAATAGGACCACAGTCATTTGGAGTGTGCCCCGAGTTGGTCTGGAAAGCAAGGCAAGAATTCGATAAGGTAGGGCTCAAAGCTTTGAAGATAGTTGTCTCTGGAGGCTTTGATGAGGAAAAGATTAAACTTTTCGAAAATCTTGGCGTGCCTGCCGATGTCTATGGTGTGGGTTCAAAACTCCTTAAGAAAAAGATAGATATCACCGCAGATATCGTGGAAGTGAATGGAAAACCGTGCGCAAAAGTGGGAAGATACAAAAAAGATGCTTCGCATCTGAAAATTGTTACTAAACGCTACTGGGAAGAATAA
- the gcvPB gene encoding aminomethyl-transferring glycine dehydrogenase subunit GcvPB, protein MTIFEKSTRGRKGYELPEYDVDKLEIKLPEHLVRKSEPMLPEVSEVDVVRHYTDLASKNYSVDRGFYPLGSCTMKYNPKINEDMASLFANLHPMQPRETITGAVKLMGHLKELLCEITGTDDMTLQPAAGAHGELTGLLIARAYFEDKGELEKRKKVLVPDSAHGTNPASAAMAGFEVVELKSGEDGCVNLEELKTHLDESVAVIMLTNPNTLGLFEKDILTIAKMAHEVGALLYYDGANLNAIMGRTRPGDMGFDIVHLNLHKTFSTPHGMGGPGSGPIGVKARLAPYLPIPVMKKTERGYDLDYNLPKSIGMVRSFYGNFLVMVKAYTYILTMGNKGLKHVSDMAVLNANYLRAKLSKLYNASHDRMCMHEFVIDNEEFVKKTGVKTLDIAKRLLDYGLHAPTVYFPLIVHEAIMIEPTETESKMTLDTFVDAMEKIYEEATTKPELVKGAPYSTPVRRLDDVNATKYPIFRYKK, encoded by the coding sequence ATGACGATCTTTGAAAAATCCACACGCGGAAGAAAAGGTTACGAGCTTCCTGAATACGATGTCGACAAGCTTGAAATTAAATTGCCAGAACATCTTGTGAGAAAGTCTGAACCCATGCTTCCAGAAGTCTCAGAAGTTGATGTTGTGAGGCACTACACCGATTTAGCTTCCAAGAACTATTCCGTTGATAGGGGATTTTACCCGCTCGGTTCATGTACGATGAAGTACAATCCTAAAATTAATGAAGACATGGCTTCTCTATTTGCAAATTTACACCCAATGCAACCAAGAGAAACGATAACTGGTGCGGTAAAACTGATGGGGCATTTGAAAGAATTACTGTGTGAAATCACCGGTACAGACGATATGACGCTGCAACCGGCAGCCGGTGCACACGGTGAGCTGACAGGGTTACTTATTGCAAGAGCGTACTTCGAAGACAAAGGAGAGCTTGAAAAGAGAAAGAAAGTCTTAGTGCCAGATAGCGCACACGGAACGAATCCAGCGTCTGCTGCGATGGCGGGTTTCGAAGTTGTTGAACTGAAATCTGGTGAAGACGGTTGCGTGAATTTGGAAGAATTGAAGACTCATTTGGACGAATCTGTTGCAGTAATAATGCTCACAAATCCAAATACACTTGGGCTTTTCGAAAAAGACATCTTGACGATTGCCAAGATGGCGCATGAAGTTGGCGCGTTGTTGTACTACGACGGTGCAAATCTCAATGCTATTATGGGAAGAACGAGGCCCGGAGATATGGGTTTTGATATAGTCCACCTCAACCTGCACAAGACATTCAGCACGCCACATGGCATGGGCGGTCCAGGCAGTGGTCCGATAGGTGTAAAAGCACGCCTTGCACCTTACTTGCCGATACCAGTTATGAAAAAGACAGAAAGAGGATACGACCTCGACTATAACTTGCCGAAATCGATAGGAATGGTTAGGTCATTCTATGGCAACTTCTTAGTCATGGTCAAAGCTTACACGTATATACTAACAATGGGTAACAAAGGCTTGAAACATGTCAGCGACATGGCTGTCTTGAACGCAAATTACCTCAGGGCAAAATTGTCCAAACTATACAACGCTTCCCATGACAGAATGTGCATGCACGAGTTTGTGATTGATAACGAAGAATTTGTAAAGAAAACCGGAGTAAAAACGCTGGATATAGCAAAGAGATTGTTGGATTATGGTTTGCACGCTCCAACTGTTTACTTCCCACTTATTGTGCACGAAGCTATCATGATTGAGCCGACTGAAACGGAAAGCAAGATGACACTCGATACATTTGTAGATGCTATGGAAAAGATATACGAAGAAGCCACCACAAAGCCAGAATTAGTCAAAGGTGCTCCATACTCAACGCCAGTCAGAAGGTTGGACGATGTTAACGCAACGAAGTACCCAATTTTCAGATACAAAAAATAG
- a CDS encoding ATP-binding cassette domain-containing protein yields MRKKNVQLTISKVLCENFTATVEESILFENINLELDVGKFVILYGPRGSGKSAFLRSFSRLNRETYPNIRYSGKMYFDTTNVEDFSEKEIRQIVTYLDTNFLESLDYLNLKELIEIVFGHGYKFSVEEHATELDNFGVLKALDKFEKTPLSSLYVLEKIGLLLFISSIRQSSVLVLDCLLDHLDDEHIEFVTKMLKELSETKIIILATRTLKRFLGLGDLLIVMRGGKIVYSGEPEKYILGA; encoded by the coding sequence ATGAGAAAAAAGAACGTTCAGCTCACGATAAGTAAGGTACTATGTGAGAATTTCACAGCTACAGTCGAAGAGAGTATCCTCTTTGAGAATATAAACTTGGAACTTGACGTTGGAAAGTTTGTAATCCTCTACGGTCCCAGAGGCTCTGGGAAATCTGCGTTTTTGAGAAGTTTTTCAAGACTCAACAGAGAAACGTATCCAAATATAAGATATTCAGGCAAGATGTACTTTGATACTACCAACGTTGAAGATTTTTCCGAAAAGGAAATCAGACAGATCGTTACTTACTTGGATACGAACTTTTTGGAATCGCTCGACTATTTAAACTTAAAAGAGTTGATTGAAATAGTCTTTGGACACGGGTACAAGTTCAGTGTGGAAGAACATGCTACGGAATTGGATAATTTTGGTGTACTAAAAGCACTGGATAAGTTTGAAAAAACACCGCTTTCGTCTCTATATGTTCTCGAAAAGATCGGACTTTTGCTTTTCATTTCCTCAATAAGGCAGTCCTCTGTGCTTGTTCTTGACTGTCTTTTAGACCACCTTGACGATGAACATATAGAATTTGTGACTAAGATGCTCAAAGAACTTTCTGAAACTAAGATCATAATTCTTGCAACACGCACTTTAAAAAGATTCTTGGGGCTTGGAGATTTGCTAATAGTCATGAGAGGTGGTAAAATAGTATACAGTGGTGAACCAGAAAAATATATTTTGGGGGCATGA